The Algoriphagus sp. TR-M9 genome has a window encoding:
- a CDS encoding outer membrane lipoprotein-sorting protein, protein MKKQIIVLALGLLAAPVATQAIEVEKEKLTVNADDNTVEEVIASYIKAIGGEAKMKAVRNMEMDMEAEIQGMKLMITGVSDQENSRLLNVTEMNGNVVSKTVVKDGAGTVTAMGQEQKLTDEQVATVVKNQVYLFRELFLDQLGITVTYEGTEELEGEQVHKLAFNTGGEGNSTEYYSVETGLKVQTKSDAAGTIKYLDYQEHDGLLMPMTMVISSNMMPMPLEAKVTSIKFNQELDDSIFN, encoded by the coding sequence ATGAAAAAGCAAATTATAGTACTTGCACTTGGCCTTTTGGCAGCTCCAGTAGCTACTCAGGCTATAGAGGTTGAAAAAGAAAAGCTGACGGTCAATGCAGATGACAACACTGTAGAAGAAGTCATCGCCAGCTACATCAAAGCCATAGGTGGAGAAGCCAAAATGAAGGCTGTCCGAAATATGGAGATGGATATGGAGGCCGAGATCCAAGGCATGAAGCTAATGATCACCGGGGTAAGTGATCAGGAAAATAGCCGCTTACTGAATGTGACCGAAATGAATGGCAATGTGGTTTCCAAAACTGTGGTAAAAGACGGAGCCGGTACAGTGACTGCCATGGGGCAGGAGCAAAAGCTTACCGACGAGCAGGTAGCCACCGTGGTGAAAAATCAGGTTTACCTGTTTCGAGAGCTGTTTTTAGATCAGTTAGGAATCACTGTGACTTACGAAGGTACTGAAGAGCTAGAGGGTGAGCAGGTTCATAAGTTGGCATTTAACACCGGAGGTGAGGGTAACTCTACCGAGTATTACAGTGTAGAGACTGGCTTGAAAGTTCAGACCAAATCCGATGCAGCAGGTACAATTAAATATTTGGATTACCAGGAGCACGATGGACTATTGATGCCCATGACTATGGTGATTTCCAGCAATATGATGCCTATGCCACTTGAAGCTAAGGTGACTTCTATTAAATTCAACCAGGAGTTAGACGATTCCATATTTAATTAA
- a CDS encoding TRAM domain-containing protein → MSCRFFYCQVGDFVNVKVTDATEFDLYGAVAGG, encoded by the coding sequence TTGTCCTGTCGATTCTTCTACTGCCAGGTAGGGGACTTTGTGAATGTAAAAGTCACTGATGCGACGGAGTTTGACCTGTATGGGGCTGTAGCGGGGGGATGA
- a CDS encoding M16 family metallopeptidase → MKKLAISFVLSLLVSVVSFAQVDRSQFPKAGPAPVIKIGEAETFTLDNGLKVFVVENDKLPRVSFTLVFERDPLMEGDKAGMTGFVGEMITAGTTNRTKDELDEEIDFIGASLGASATSVSVSSLKKHQEKVLDLMADVLFNPVFPEEELEKLKKQAITALATSKDEPNAISGRLTSAMVYGKDHPYGEVRTEETLKNVTVEDIKQYYQTFFKPNIAYLAIVGDMSKTEAEKVVNAHFSDWEPGNVPTFTYPDPAPAEQNMVGLVDRSSSVQTVIDIAQPIDLTIGDADYIPSRVLNQIFGGGSSSRLFMNLREDKGYTYGAYSSFASDKLIGQFSANASVRTEVTDSAVYEFIYEINKLVEEGVSQEELEKAKANLAGSFGRSLESPATIANFALNIERYDLPEDYYETYLQKMNELTVEDINQTAKDLVNPDKLYITAVGNGTEIKDKLAQFGEVKMFDNMGFPAQEMAAVDADVTASSVIEDYLKAIGGKAKASSIKTVKQVMEADVMGNQLAIDMIYDDSNMRYIQKTKVGGNVMQTAVIKDGKGNAIVQGQTVEMTDEQLDAAKLGMFFLPELYYETMGYTLTLDGIKDVEGTPAYKVIVTTPLGSTINNYYAVDSGLKIKNENPVSGDTFYSDYQEKEGVLIPMTQTIKSAMIPVPLEAKVASIEINPALTDADFN, encoded by the coding sequence ATGAAAAAATTAGCAATATCTTTTGTATTGAGCCTTTTGGTGTCTGTCGTGAGCTTTGCTCAGGTGGACAGAAGTCAGTTTCCAAAAGCAGGACCGGCGCCGGTAATAAAGATTGGCGAAGCGGAGACTTTCACCCTGGATAACGGACTGAAAGTATTTGTAGTAGAAAACGATAAACTTCCTAGGGTTTCTTTTACGCTGGTTTTTGAGCGGGATCCACTGATGGAAGGAGACAAGGCAGGCATGACGGGCTTTGTAGGAGAGATGATAACGGCAGGAACTACCAATCGTACCAAGGATGAACTGGATGAGGAGATTGATTTTATCGGTGCTTCCTTAGGCGCTTCGGCTACTTCGGTTTCAGTTTCTTCCCTGAAAAAGCATCAGGAAAAAGTCCTAGACTTGATGGCTGACGTGCTTTTCAACCCTGTTTTTCCGGAGGAAGAGCTAGAGAAATTGAAAAAGCAGGCGATCACTGCTTTGGCAACAAGTAAAGACGAGCCAAATGCCATTTCTGGCAGATTGACCAGCGCGATGGTTTATGGCAAGGATCATCCATACGGGGAAGTGCGAACGGAAGAAACTTTGAAAAATGTGACCGTGGAGGATATCAAGCAGTATTACCAGACATTTTTCAAGCCAAATATCGCCTACCTGGCAATAGTGGGTGATATGAGCAAAACTGAAGCTGAAAAAGTGGTAAATGCACATTTCAGTGATTGGGAGCCGGGAAATGTCCCGACTTTTACCTATCCTGATCCAGCTCCAGCTGAGCAAAACATGGTAGGATTGGTCGATAGAAGTTCTTCTGTACAGACGGTCATTGATATTGCGCAGCCGATTGACCTTACTATTGGGGATGCAGATTATATCCCAAGTAGGGTGTTGAATCAGATATTCGGTGGGGGATCTTCCTCAAGACTTTTCATGAATCTACGTGAAGATAAGGGCTACACCTATGGGGCTTATTCTTCTTTTGCTTCAGATAAATTAATCGGCCAGTTTTCTGCCAATGCCTCTGTAAGGACTGAGGTGACAGACTCCGCTGTGTATGAATTCATCTATGAAATCAACAAGCTAGTAGAAGAAGGAGTATCGCAGGAGGAACTGGAAAAAGCCAAAGCAAACTTGGCGGGTTCCTTTGGTAGGTCTCTAGAGAGTCCGGCCACCATAGCTAACTTTGCCTTGAACATAGAGCGGTATGATTTGCCGGAAGATTACTATGAAACCTACCTACAGAAAATGAATGAGTTGACCGTAGAGGACATCAATCAAACTGCAAAAGACTTGGTAAATCCTGACAAACTCTACATCACTGCTGTGGGCAATGGAACCGAGATCAAAGATAAGTTGGCACAGTTTGGAGAGGTAAAAATGTTTGACAACATGGGCTTTCCTGCCCAAGAAATGGCTGCTGTAGATGCAGATGTCACGGCTTCCTCCGTGATTGAAGACTACTTGAAAGCAATAGGAGGCAAAGCCAAAGCGAGCTCCATTAAGACTGTGAAGCAGGTCATGGAAGCCGATGTGATGGGAAATCAGCTGGCTATAGATATGATCTATGATGACTCGAATATGCGCTATATTCAAAAAACCAAGGTGGGTGGCAATGTAATGCAAACTGCTGTGATCAAGGACGGAAAAGGAAATGCCATCGTCCAGGGTCAAACGGTGGAGATGACGGATGAGCAGCTGGACGCCGCGAAATTGGGCATGTTCTTTTTGCCAGAGCTGTATTATGAAACCATGGGATATACCTTGACGCTAGATGGCATCAAGGATGTGGAGGGTACTCCTGCATACAAAGTGATCGTCACTACTCCACTTGGCTCCACCATTAATAACTACTATGCGGTGGACTCTGGCTTGAAAATCAAAAATGAAAACCCAGTTTCTGGGGATACTTTCTATTCCGATTATCAGGAGAAAGAAGGCGTGCTGATACCCATGACTCAGACGATCAAGTCCGCAATGATTCCTGTACCACTGGAGGCCAAGGTGGCTTCTATAGAAATCAATCCTGCATTAACTGATGCGGATTTTAACTAA
- a CDS encoding adenosine kinase: protein MKKYDVTGIGNALVDIEFKVTDQFFADNGVEKGLMTLVDETRQNSLMNVIDTTHAKMQCGGSAGNTVIAISQFGGKSYYSCKVADDEMGHFYMNDMKYAGVSHNLNEGNLAAGITGKCLVMVTEDAERTMNTYLGITETYSNEDVNEAAIKDSKYLYIEGYLITSENGKAAMKHAKKIAEENGVKVALTFSDPAMVKYFKEPMAEVIGASVDLLFANEEEAMIFTETDNLLDTREELKKLAKHFVITQGKNGAMIYDGDTFIDIEPYATTAIDSNGAGDMFAGAFMYGITNGHSYASSGKLASMASSKIVSQFGPRLQWHEAKEILNRLNP from the coding sequence ATGAAAAAATACGACGTGACAGGCATAGGAAATGCCTTAGTAGATATAGAGTTCAAGGTGACCGATCAGTTTTTTGCTGACAATGGAGTCGAGAAAGGCCTGATGACCTTGGTGGATGAAACCCGCCAGAATTCTCTGATGAATGTGATCGACACCACCCATGCGAAAATGCAATGTGGAGGCTCGGCCGGAAACACGGTGATTGCGATCTCACAGTTTGGAGGTAAATCCTACTATTCCTGTAAGGTGGCCGATGATGAAATGGGGCACTTTTATATGAATGACATGAAATATGCGGGAGTTTCACATAACCTGAATGAAGGAAATCTGGCAGCAGGAATCACCGGTAAATGCCTGGTGATGGTCACTGAGGATGCAGAGCGTACCATGAATACCTATCTAGGGATCACGGAGACCTACTCCAATGAAGATGTGAATGAAGCTGCGATCAAGGATTCCAAATACCTCTACATAGAAGGCTACCTCATCACCTCTGAAAATGGGAAAGCTGCCATGAAGCATGCCAAGAAAATAGCTGAGGAAAACGGCGTGAAAGTGGCTTTGACCTTTTCAGATCCGGCTATGGTGAAGTATTTCAAAGAACCCATGGCCGAAGTGATAGGTGCCAGTGTAGATCTGCTTTTTGCAAACGAGGAAGAAGCCATGATCTTTACCGAAACAGATAATTTGCTAGATACCCGCGAGGAGTTGAAAAAGCTGGCCAAGCATTTTGTAATCACGCAGGGAAAAAATGGGGCGATGATCTATGATGGAGATACTTTTATAGATATAGAACCCTATGCGACCACTGCCATAGACTCCAATGGAGCCGGGGATATGTTTGCCGGTGCCTTTATGTATGGAATCACCAATGGTCACAGCTATGCTTCCAGCGGAAAGCTCGCTTCCATGGCCAGTTCGAAAATCGTCAGTCAATTTGGGCCTAGGCTACAATGGCACGAAGCAAAGGAGATTTTAAATCGTCTGAATCCTTAA
- a CDS encoding M16 family metallopeptidase, translated as MRKITVLGLLAGILSFPALAQNKIEFKEFDLDNGLHVIMHQDNTTPIVVTSVLYHVGAKNEQPDRTGFAHFFEHLMFEGSENIERGEYMNIIQAHGGTLNAYTSNDITYYYESLPSNELELALYMESERMLHSKVDETGVETQREVVKEEKRQSYDNRPYGSILIETLKRAYSEHPYRWAPIGSLEHLNAASIEEFQQFYKDFYVPNNATLTIAGDIDYQQAEEWVRKYFSEIPKGTKEIYRPDVTEPKKTEEIRDVIYDNIQIPAVIQAYNLPPKTHPDSYAMSMLSTYLTGGNSSLMTKELVDKQQKALAIAAIPLELEDGGIFIMYGITNMGIEPQDLETEIDKLIKQVQAEGISDRDFEKLQNIIENDIVSSNSSMAGVAENLAEAHVIYGDANYVNKVMDAYSQVKKEDLQRVANEYLDLNGRVVLYYLPKTEQAAQ; from the coding sequence ATGAGAAAAATTACAGTTTTAGGCTTGTTGGCAGGGATACTTAGCTTCCCGGCTTTAGCCCAAAATAAGATCGAGTTCAAGGAATTCGACTTAGACAATGGCCTGCACGTGATCATGCACCAGGACAACACCACACCTATCGTGGTGACATCGGTGCTATATCATGTGGGTGCCAAGAACGAACAGCCAGATCGTACAGGTTTTGCGCACTTTTTTGAGCACTTAATGTTTGAGGGCTCAGAAAATATCGAGCGGGGTGAGTACATGAATATCATCCAGGCGCATGGAGGTACGCTGAATGCTTACACTTCCAATGATATCACCTATTACTACGAATCCCTCCCATCAAACGAGCTGGAGCTGGCACTTTATATGGAAAGCGAGCGCATGCTTCATTCCAAAGTGGACGAAACGGGTGTAGAGACGCAGCGAGAGGTGGTCAAAGAAGAAAAGCGGCAAAGCTATGACAATCGGCCTTATGGAAGCATCCTGATCGAAACCCTGAAAAGAGCCTATTCTGAGCATCCTTACCGCTGGGCGCCTATAGGTTCACTGGAGCACCTGAATGCAGCTTCCATTGAGGAGTTTCAGCAGTTTTACAAAGATTTCTATGTGCCAAATAACGCCACGCTCACGATCGCTGGAGATATAGATTATCAGCAAGCGGAAGAATGGGTGAGAAAGTATTTCTCAGAGATTCCGAAAGGAACCAAGGAAATCTATAGACCGGATGTCACCGAACCCAAGAAAACCGAAGAAATCAGGGACGTGATCTACGACAACATTCAGATCCCGGCAGTGATCCAGGCGTATAATTTACCGCCGAAAACCCACCCGGATTCTTATGCCATGTCCATGCTATCCACCTATTTGACCGGGGGGAATTCATCCTTGATGACCAAGGAACTAGTGGACAAGCAGCAGAAGGCCTTGGCCATTGCAGCTATTCCATTGGAACTAGAAGATGGAGGGATTTTCATCATGTATGGGATTACCAATATGGGCATAGAACCACAGGACTTGGAGACCGAAATCGACAAACTGATCAAGCAGGTGCAGGCAGAAGGTATTTCAGATCGGGATTTTGAGAAACTTCAGAATATCATAGAAAATGACATCGTAAGCAGCAACTCCTCCATGGCGGGTGTGGCCGAAAATCTGGCGGAAGCCCATGTGATCTACGGAGACGCCAATTATGTCAATAAGGTCATGGATGCTTACAGCCAGGTGAAAAAAGAAGATTTGCAAAGAGTAGCAAATGAGTATTTGGACCTGAACGGTAGAGTAGTGTTGTATTATTTACCGAAGACTGAGCAGGCCGCTCAATGA
- a CDS encoding DUF4221 family protein, translating to MKKILFIFTLSVILSCDSRKKNSIDYSLYTTSYNLTGSSDLIYDKPYHVLGDTLFSFDIYQNKITKTPLSGHEAQEINLSFDFDSQPYTFYYINSDSIVFSTGNMLLLTDGRGSQFHSVKLFDNLGDIDNEVYSEFPFDGFSSHLVYDNHSNSVLFYFAKKSQTERRKVFASIDLENGDWASLPVYHPAEYQDVPLNYTTYPSVTWSPLGLSYIYTISPTIIHIDTVSGSQSEFNISSFGGKQSAEPQSYRDEWTSDYFENWVLTSPNYVKLIYDPFRKLYYRFSQAAMNIFPNRDEYYHDFLIKNRELYLTVLDEEFNVIVNQLIPKGKYDPSRSFVFSKGLWVPHEISIVQDEEQLYGDLFYFTDQ from the coding sequence ATGAAAAAAATACTTTTCATCTTCACTCTTTCAGTGATACTATCGTGTGATTCGAGAAAAAAGAATTCTATTGATTATTCTTTATATACGACCAGTTATAATTTAACAGGATCCAGTGATTTGATCTATGACAAACCATATCATGTTTTAGGAGATACCCTTTTTAGTTTTGATATCTATCAAAACAAAATCACCAAGACGCCTCTAAGTGGCCATGAGGCACAGGAAATCAACCTGTCTTTTGATTTTGATTCGCAACCGTATACATTTTATTATATCAATTCAGATTCCATAGTTTTTTCAACAGGGAATATGCTATTATTGACGGATGGGAGAGGAAGCCAATTCCACTCGGTTAAACTTTTTGATAATCTTGGTGATATTGATAATGAAGTGTATTCTGAATTCCCGTTTGATGGATTCTCTTCACATTTGGTTTATGATAATCACTCAAATTCTGTCCTATTTTACTTTGCGAAAAAAAGCCAAACAGAACGCAGAAAAGTATTTGCCAGTATCGATTTGGAAAATGGTGATTGGGCAAGCCTTCCTGTATATCATCCGGCTGAATATCAAGATGTTCCGTTGAATTACACCACTTACCCCAGTGTCACTTGGTCACCTCTTGGGTTAAGCTATATCTATACGATTTCGCCGACTATAATTCATATCGATACGGTATCAGGATCTCAAAGTGAATTCAATATTTCAAGCTTTGGGGGAAAGCAATCAGCTGAACCCCAATCTTATCGGGATGAATGGACGTCAGATTATTTTGAAAACTGGGTATTGACATCACCTAACTATGTGAAGTTAATCTATGACCCATTTAGGAAATTGTATTACAGATTCTCGCAGGCTGCGATGAATATATTCCCAAATAGAGATGAATATTATCATGATTTCCTAATCAAAAACAGAGAACTATACCTCACTGTATTAGATGAGGAATTCAATGTGATTGTTAATCAGTTAATCCCTAAAGGAAAATATGACCCTTCGAGGAGTTTTGTGTTTTCAAAAGGCTTATGGGTACCCCATGAAATATCCATCGTTCAAGATGAAGAGCAATTGTATGGTGATTTATTTTATTTTACTGATCAATAA
- a CDS encoding alpha-ketoacid dehydrogenase subunit alpha/beta has protein sequence MDSILQPLVFDRKKLSDKKLLDLYKSLLLPRKIEEKMLILLRQGKISKWFSGWGQEAISIGVVNALPEEEFILPMHRNLGIFTGRKIPLERLFAQFQGKHSGFTKGRDRSFHFGSIAHHLVGMISHLGPQLAIADGIALATKLSQQKKVTLVFSGDGASSEGDFHEGLNLAAVWKLPVIFVIEHNGYGLSTPSAEQYAFRNFTDKGLGYGMEAIRIQGNNVLEVYHTIKSLAADIRKNPRPVLVEAITFRMRGHEEASGTKYVPKRLMNQWAKLDPVENYERYLEESGVLDEKEKERINKKVKTAISDGLELAFAEQPISPNLETELADVYAPFFQEVIFPSENGPKSEKRLVDAISDGLRQSMEKYPNLILMGQDIGEYGGVFKITDGFKTQFGADRVRNTPLCESAIIGAGLGLSINGYKAMVEMQFADFVTMGFNQIVNNLAKIHYRWGQNADVVIRMPTGAGMAAGPFHSQSTEAWFFHTPGLKIVYPSNPYDAKGLLNAAIEDPNPYLYFEHKGMYRSISTEIPDEYYTLEIGKAALARKGYQVSIVTYGMGVHWAQNAVEELGISADILDMRTLLPWDKESVKATVEKTGKVIFLQEDCLTGGIGAEICAWISEHCFEYLDAPVMRVGSLDTAVPFAKGLEEQFLPSARFKAKLAELLEY, from the coding sequence ATGGACAGCATTCTCCAACCACTCGTTTTTGATCGAAAAAAACTCTCGGACAAAAAACTTCTGGACTTATATAAATCCCTACTTCTGCCTAGAAAGATAGAGGAGAAAATGCTGATTCTTTTGCGACAGGGAAAAATCTCCAAGTGGTTTTCGGGCTGGGGACAGGAGGCTATTTCCATAGGTGTGGTCAATGCACTTCCTGAGGAGGAATTCATCCTTCCTATGCATAGAAATCTGGGCATATTCACGGGAAGAAAAATACCATTGGAGCGGCTTTTTGCCCAATTTCAAGGAAAGCATTCCGGCTTCACCAAAGGACGTGACCGCTCCTTTCACTTTGGTTCTATAGCGCATCACCTGGTCGGAATGATTTCGCACCTGGGGCCTCAGCTGGCCATTGCAGATGGAATTGCTTTGGCAACCAAACTTTCACAGCAAAAGAAGGTAACCTTGGTTTTTTCAGGCGATGGCGCCAGCTCAGAAGGGGATTTTCATGAAGGATTAAATCTGGCTGCAGTCTGGAAACTACCGGTGATATTCGTAATCGAGCACAACGGCTACGGACTATCCACTCCGAGCGCGGAACAATATGCTTTCCGCAATTTCACTGACAAGGGGCTAGGATATGGCATGGAAGCCATCCGGATTCAAGGCAACAATGTCCTAGAAGTCTATCATACCATCAAAAGTCTGGCCGCAGACATCCGCAAAAATCCACGTCCTGTGCTGGTAGAAGCCATCACATTTCGGATGCGTGGTCATGAAGAAGCTTCAGGCACTAAATACGTACCCAAACGACTAATGAACCAATGGGCAAAACTGGACCCAGTGGAAAATTATGAGCGATACCTGGAGGAAAGCGGAGTATTGGATGAGAAAGAAAAAGAAAGGATAAACAAAAAAGTCAAAACAGCGATAAGCGATGGACTGGAGCTAGCCTTTGCTGAGCAACCTATCTCACCAAACTTAGAAACGGAGCTAGCAGATGTCTATGCGCCATTCTTTCAGGAAGTGATTTTTCCTTCGGAAAACGGCCCCAAATCCGAAAAGCGACTAGTTGATGCGATTTCAGATGGCCTGCGTCAATCCATGGAAAAGTACCCGAACCTGATACTCATGGGGCAGGATATAGGAGAGTACGGAGGCGTATTCAAAATCACGGATGGCTTCAAAACCCAATTTGGAGCGGACCGGGTTCGCAATACACCGCTATGCGAAAGTGCGATTATTGGAGCCGGACTGGGACTTTCTATCAATGGCTATAAAGCTATGGTAGAAATGCAATTTGCGGATTTTGTGACCATGGGTTTCAACCAGATTGTAAACAATCTCGCAAAAATCCACTACCGCTGGGGGCAAAATGCGGATGTGGTCATCCGAATGCCCACCGGTGCCGGGATGGCAGCCGGGCCATTTCACTCCCAGTCTACTGAGGCCTGGTTTTTCCACACCCCGGGGCTCAAAATCGTCTATCCATCTAATCCTTACGATGCCAAAGGACTGCTAAACGCCGCGATTGAAGACCCAAACCCCTACTTGTATTTTGAGCATAAGGGAATGTACCGGTCCATCTCTACTGAGATTCCCGATGAATATTACACCCTAGAAATAGGTAAAGCGGCTCTTGCCCGCAAAGGATATCAAGTTTCGATTGTTACCTACGGAATGGGTGTTCACTGGGCGCAAAATGCGGTGGAGGAGCTTGGTATTTCTGCAGATATTCTGGACATGCGTACCCTATTGCCCTGGGACAAGGAGTCCGTGAAAGCTACGGTAGAGAAAACAGGAAAAGTCATTTTTCTTCAGGAGGATTGTTTGACCGGTGGGATTGGAGCGGAGATTTGTGCCTGGATTTCAGAACATTGCTTTGAGTATTTGGACGCTCCAGTGATGCGGGTGGGTAGCTTGGACACCGCAGTTCCATTTGCCAAAGGATTGGAGGAGCAGTTTTTGCCGAGTGCCAGATTTAAGGCTAA
- the rimO gene encoding 30S ribosomal protein S12 methylthiotransferase RimO: MKARTLKKDKVNIITMGCSKNLVDSEVLLTQLKGNGVNASHESGTDDNNIIIINTCGFIDNAKQESIDTILQYADAKEKGLVDKVYVTGCLSQRYKDDLEKEIPQVDAFFGTRDLPAILKKFKADYKHELVGERLLTHSSHYAYMKISEGCDRPCSFCAIPLMRGGHVSRPIEELVKEAEHKAAGGTKELLLIAQDSTYYGLDIYKKRNLAELMRRLSDVNGIDWIRLHYAYPTGFPMDVIEVMKERENICNYLDIPLQHGSTDVLKAMRRGTTREKQENLIHSIRDILPDIAIRTTLIAGHPGEGEKEYQEMVDFVERMKFERLGVFTYSHEENTHAYTMEDNIPQEVKQERANNLMEIQEQISYDLNQEKIGKSFKVLIDKKEGGHFVGRTEYDSVEVDNEVLIDASKYYCRVGDFVTVKVTEATEFDLYAEVEE, translated from the coding sequence GTGAAAGCGAGAACATTAAAGAAAGACAAAGTCAATATCATCACCATGGGTTGCTCCAAGAATCTCGTAGATTCTGAGGTGCTCCTCACTCAACTCAAAGGGAATGGTGTGAATGCCAGCCATGAATCTGGAACGGATGACAATAACATCATCATCATCAATACCTGCGGTTTTATCGACAACGCAAAACAAGAGTCAATCGACACTATTTTGCAATATGCAGATGCCAAGGAAAAAGGTTTGGTGGACAAAGTCTATGTGACCGGATGTCTTTCGCAGCGCTACAAAGACGATCTGGAAAAAGAAATTCCTCAGGTGGATGCATTTTTTGGTACAAGAGATTTACCTGCGATTCTTAAGAAATTCAAAGCAGATTACAAGCATGAGTTGGTAGGGGAGAGATTATTAACTCATTCTTCTCACTATGCTTACATGAAAATTTCTGAAGGCTGTGATAGACCCTGCTCTTTTTGTGCGATTCCATTGATGCGTGGAGGCCATGTATCGAGGCCGATCGAGGAATTGGTGAAAGAAGCGGAACACAAAGCAGCGGGAGGAACCAAAGAATTGCTTTTAATCGCACAGGATTCCACCTATTATGGATTGGATATTTATAAAAAGAGAAATTTGGCGGAGTTGATGCGTAGGCTATCTGATGTGAATGGTATCGACTGGATTCGCTTGCATTATGCTTATCCGACAGGTTTTCCAATGGACGTGATCGAAGTGATGAAAGAGCGTGAGAATATCTGTAATTATCTGGATATTCCTTTACAGCACGGATCTACAGATGTGCTGAAAGCGATGCGTCGTGGTACAACCCGTGAAAAGCAAGAGAATCTAATTCATAGCATCCGTGATATTTTGCCGGACATCGCGATTCGTACCACATTGATCGCTGGGCATCCTGGAGAAGGCGAGAAAGAATACCAGGAGATGGTTGACTTCGTGGAGCGAATGAAATTTGAGCGCTTGGGTGTGTTTACCTATTCTCATGAGGAAAATACGCATGCTTATACGATGGAAGACAACATCCCTCAGGAAGTGAAGCAGGAGCGAGCGAATAACTTGATGGAGATTCAGGAGCAGATTTCTTACGATTTGAATCAAGAGAAAATTGGCAAGTCTTTCAAAGTGTTGATTGATAAAAAAGAAGGTGGCCACTTCGTAGGCCGTACCGAATACGATTCTGTGGAAGTGGATAACGAGGTTTTAATTGATGCATCGAAATACTACTGCCGAGTGGGAGATTTTGTAACTGTGAAAGTAACTGAGGCTACAGAGTTTGATCTGTACGCGGAGGTGGAGGAGTGA